From a single Raphanus sativus cultivar WK10039 chromosome 3, ASM80110v3, whole genome shotgun sequence genomic region:
- the LOC108834438 gene encoding heat stress transcription factor A-2 isoform X1, which yields MEQLKVEFEEETVTYGGSGAASSSVGSSSSPRPMEGLNETGPPPFLTKTYEMVEDPATDTVVSWSNGRNSFIVWDSHKFSTTLLPRYFKHSNFSSFIRQLNTYGFRKIDPDRWEFANEGFLAGQKHLLKSIKRRRNMGLQTVNQQGSGSGMSCVEVGQYGFEGEVERLKRDHSVLVAEVVRLRQQQHNSKSQVAEMEQRLLVTEKRQQQMMTFLAKALNNPNFVQQFALMSKEKRGLLGSDVGRKRRLTSSPSLGTTEERVLHDQEFDRMKDDMETLLAAAVDNESSNLVASKDEQCLEAMNVMMEDGHLEPEIYVKVEDLVASPLDWGSEDLHDIVDQMGFLGSEP from the exons ATGGAACAACTGAAAGTGGAATTCGAGGAAGAGACGGTGACCTACGGTGGTTCAGGGGCGGCTTCTTCGTCTGTCGGATCGTCATCGTCACCGCGACCAATGGAAGGGCTTAACGAGACAGGGCCACCGCCGTTTCTGACAAAGACTTACGAAATGGTGGAGGATCCGGCAACGGACACGGTGGTGTCTTGGAGCAATGGTCGTAACAGTTTCATCGTTTGGGATTCTCACAAATTCTCCACCACTCTCCTTCCTCGCTACTTCAAGCATAGCAATTTCTCCAGCTTCATTCGTCAGCTCAACACTTAT GGATTTAGAAAGATTGATCCGGACAGATGGGAGTTTGCGAACGAAGGGTTTTTGGCAGGGCAGAAGCATCTCTTGAAGAGCATAAAACGAAGGAGAAACATGGGTTTACAGACTGTGAATCAGCAAGGATCAGGATCAGGTATGTCTTGTGTGGAGGTTGGGCAATACGGTTTTGAAGGAGAGGTAGAGAGGCTAAAGAGGGACCATAGCGTACTCGTAGCTGAGGTAGTTAGGCTGAGACAGCAGCAACATAACTCCAAGAGTCAAGTTGCAGAAATGGAGCAACGTTTGCTCGTTACAGAGAAAAGACAGCAGCAAATGATGACGTTCCTCGCCAAGGCCTTGAACAATCCAAACTTTGTTCAACAGTTTGCGCTAATGAGCAAAGAGAAGAGAGGTTTGCTCGGTTCGGATGTTGGTAGGAAGCGGAGGCTCACTTCTAGTCCAAGTTTGGGGACCACTGAGGAGAGAGTGTTGCATGATCAAGAGTTCGATAGAATGAAGGATGATATGGAGACGTTACTTGCTGCAGCCGTAGACAATGAGTCGAGTAATTTGGTGGCTAGTAAGGATGAGCAATGTTTGGAAGCTATGAATGTGATGATGGAAGATGGTCATTTAGAGCCTGAGATATATGTGAAAGTGGAAGATTTGGTAGCTTCACCATTGGATTGGGGCAGTGAGGATCTACACGATATTGTCGATCAAATGGGTTTTCTTGGATCAGAACCTTAA
- the LOC108834438 gene encoding heat stress transcription factor A-2 isoform X2, with protein sequence MVVTVSSFGILTNSPPLSFLATSSIAISPASFVSSTLIWVKLDTVLQGFRKIDPDRWEFANEGFLAGQKHLLKSIKRRRNMGLQTVNQQGSGSGMSCVEVGQYGFEGEVERLKRDHSVLVAEVVRLRQQQHNSKSQVAEMEQRLLVTEKRQQQMMTFLAKALNNPNFVQQFALMSKEKRGLLGSDVGRKRRLTSSPSLGTTEERVLHDQEFDRMKDDMETLLAAAVDNESSNLVASKDEQCLEAMNVMMEDGHLEPEIYVKVEDLVASPLDWGSEDLHDIVDQMGFLGSEP encoded by the exons ATGGTCGTAACAGTTTCATCGTTTGGGATTCTCACAAATTCTCCACCACTCTCCTTCCTCGCTACTTCAAGCATAGCAATTTCTCCAGCTTCATTCGTCAGCTCAACACTTAT ATGGGTG AAACTTGACACTGTATTGCAGGGATTTAGAAAGATTGATCCGGACAGATGGGAGTTTGCGAACGAAGGGTTTTTGGCAGGGCAGAAGCATCTCTTGAAGAGCATAAAACGAAGGAGAAACATGGGTTTACAGACTGTGAATCAGCAAGGATCAGGATCAGGTATGTCTTGTGTGGAGGTTGGGCAATACGGTTTTGAAGGAGAGGTAGAGAGGCTAAAGAGGGACCATAGCGTACTCGTAGCTGAGGTAGTTAGGCTGAGACAGCAGCAACATAACTCCAAGAGTCAAGTTGCAGAAATGGAGCAACGTTTGCTCGTTACAGAGAAAAGACAGCAGCAAATGATGACGTTCCTCGCCAAGGCCTTGAACAATCCAAACTTTGTTCAACAGTTTGCGCTAATGAGCAAAGAGAAGAGAGGTTTGCTCGGTTCGGATGTTGGTAGGAAGCGGAGGCTCACTTCTAGTCCAAGTTTGGGGACCACTGAGGAGAGAGTGTTGCATGATCAAGAGTTCGATAGAATGAAGGATGATATGGAGACGTTACTTGCTGCAGCCGTAGACAATGAGTCGAGTAATTTGGTGGCTAGTAAGGATGAGCAATGTTTGGAAGCTATGAATGTGATGATGGAAGATGGTCATTTAGAGCCTGAGATATATGTGAAAGTGGAAGATTTGGTAGCTTCACCATTGGATTGGGGCAGTGAGGATCTACACGATATTGTCGATCAAATGGGTTTTCTTGGATCAGAACCTTAA
- the LOC108834439 gene encoding uncharacterized protein LOC108834439, with translation MTGGNTYHYTYHYTYRIERERLQIELIRELDFEELQVEEVEEDSSEDDDDDLAAFRVTSQSHTRLSDNLGADELIFNPDVASLHTYLGEVEDTQNRIASVDGGTVLKLPLFYLEGVVLFPESTLPLRIIQSSFLAAVERALNQTNAPCTIGVIRVYREGHQFKYATVGTTAEIRQYRRLSDGSFNVITRGQQRFRLKRRWTDVEGFPCGEVHIVDEDVPSRTPRDAFGKLVPISNLRDRSDSSEMSIFTPHRDTDEQQSQANSEESFESGLTLSEKRLHYSALDSIMDDWTSVDDDQVVSTSNIQSSASHSYSSKSIGCSGQDDKNVSANGKIPVSQRKDQKHYRLTSFREKTDLNRFRMAPRAFWPFWVYRMYDSYHLAQRAADLWKQIVGVPNMEAVVNKPDILSFFIASKIPVSESIRQELLEIDGVSYRLHREIELLESFDRVRCKHCQTVIARRSDMLIISNDGPLGAYVNPHGYVHEIMTFYKANDIALRGRPVLKDSWFPGYAWTIANCATCETQLGWLFTAANKKLKPSSFWAVRSSQVADDMR, from the exons ATGACAGGTGGCAATACTTACCACTATACTTACCACTATACTTACCGCATAG agagagagaggctacAGATCGAGCTGATTCGCGAGCTTGATTTCGAGGAGTTGCAGGTGGAGGAAGTCGAAGAAGATTCCTCCgaagatgacgatgatgatcTCGCTGCATTTCGCGTCACCTCCCAGTCCCACACTCGTCTCTC TGATAATCTCGGTGCTGATGAACTTATTTTCAACCCAGACGTTGCTTCTCTACACACCTATCTTGgcg AGGTTGAAGACACTCAAAACAGAATTGCTTCTGTGGATGGAGGCACCGTTTTGAAGCTCCCCCTTTTCTATCTTGAAG GAGTGGTTCTATTTCCAGAGTCTACACTTCCCCTTAGGATTATCCAGTCTAGCTTCTTGGCTGCTGTTGAGAGAGCTTTGAACCAAACTAATGCGCCATGTACTATAGGTGTG ATTCGTGTTTACAGAGAAGGTCATCAGTTCAAGTACGCCACTGTGGGTACAACCGCAGAG ATACGACAGTACCGTCGACTCAGTGACGGCTCATTCAATGTTATTACTCGTGGACAACAACGGTTTCGTTTAAAGCGTCGCTGGACCGACGTTGAAGGATTC CCTTGCGGAGAGGTTCATATTGTTGACGAAGATGTGCCCTCGAGGACTCCCAGGGATGCGTTTGGGAAGCTGGTTCCGATAAGCAACCTGCGAGATCGGTCTGACTCTAGTGAAATGTCTATATTTACACCTCATAGAGATACGGACGAACAACAGTCACAAGCAAATTCTGAAGAAAGTTTTGAAAGTGGTCTTACTCTGTCCGAGAAAAGACTTCACTATTCAGCACTTGACTCGATTATGGATGACTGGACGAGTGTTGATGATGACCAAGTAGTCAGCACATCTAATATCCAATCTAGTGCATCTCATTCATACAGCTCTAAGTCCATTGGATGTTCTGGTCAAGATGACAAAAACGTATCTGCAAATGGCAAGATTCCTGTTTCACAAAGGAAAGATCAAAAGCATTATAGACTGACAAGTTTCCGGGAAAAGACTGATCTAAATCGATTCCGTATGGCCCCAAGAGCGTTTTGGCCATTCTGGGTGTATCGGATGTACGACTCATATCATCTTGCTCAAAGAGCAGCTG ATCTTTGGAAGCAGATCGTTGGGGTTCCAAACATGGAGGCTGTAGTGAATAAACCAGATATTTTATCCTTTTTCATCGCTAGTAAAATTCCTGTCTCCGAGTCAATTAGACAAGAGCTCTTGGAGATTGACGGAGTCTCCTACAGATTGCATCGAGAAATAGAATTGCTCGAGAGCTTTGATCGTGTTCGATGTAAACACTGCCAG ACTGTTATAGCAAGAAGAAGTGACATGTTGATTATCTCTAATGATGGTCCTCTAGGTGCCTATGTAAACCCACATGGCTATGTGCATGAGATAATGACCTTTTACAAAGCAAATGACATAGCGCTTAGAGGTAGACCAGTTCTAAAAGACAGCTGGTTTCCTGG GTACGCATGGACGATTGCAAACTGTGCAACGTGTGAAACACAGCTGGGTTGGCTTTTCACAGCGGCAAACAAGAAGTTGAAACCATCGTCTTTCTGGGCAGTTCGGAGCTCACAGGTTGCAGATGACATGCGCTGA